The Gloeocapsa sp. DLM2.Bin57 genome has a window encoding:
- a CDS encoding alpha/beta hydrolase encodes MLKLPYLTLIITFLFSLAVGVIHTPINALAAEMLVLKSGWIQATIPVEDLENLVKYNQVSPKLAYYLDKTNSKPDDLRTILSQEIAVNAVTLSKILNSPIGERLLDLLSEIIMTPSGRASRESLRGALVTSALDDHSISLLEILINYPTAEVHLDGDRLTKVYNRFSQILELVLELKL; translated from the coding sequence ATGCTAAAATTACCATACTTAACTCTCATTATAACTTTCTTATTTAGCCTAGCTGTGGGGGTAATCCATACTCCCATAAATGCTTTGGCTGCTGAAATGCTAGTTTTAAAGAGTGGTTGGATTCAAGCTACTATTCCTGTAGAAGATTTAGAGAATTTAGTTAAATATAATCAAGTTTCGCCAAAATTAGCCTATTATCTCGACAAAACTAACTCTAAACCTGATGATTTACGTACTATTCTCAGTCAAGAGATAGCAGTAAATGCTGTTACCTTATCAAAAATCCTTAATAGTCCGATAGGAGAAAGACTCTTAGATTTACTCTCAGAAATAATTATGACTCCTAGTGGGAGGGCTAGTCGTGAATCTTTACGTGGTGCGTTGGTGACTTCTGCTTTAGATGATCATAGCATTAGTTTACTGGAGATACTGATTAATTATCCTACCGCTGAGGTGCATTTAGACGGCGATCGCTTAACCAAAGTTTACAATAGGTTTAGCCAGATTTTAGAATTAGTGCTAGAGTTAAAACTCTAA